One window from the genome of Sebastes umbrosus isolate fSebUmb1 chromosome 12, fSebUmb1.pri, whole genome shotgun sequence encodes:
- the rnf182 gene encoding E3 ubiquitin-protein ligase RNF182 isoform X1, whose amino-acid sequence MNTVSYGKKSPLTAFFAPNDAPLPQLLRGRRTPEARTHEGLPSSNHTHTHTHTHTHTHTHTCIHTHCRSLLDSHNEPQTFSGPLSPSPSVGNSPCPSVLSLELSFWLDFFLLISRQDRARGGRTMIELQSTEDGGGGGHVDILSTEELECKICYCAYNLGSRRPKVLECCHRLCAKCLAKILDLGESPPNAVVCPFCRYVTRLPGQAVSSLPDDCNLVAALALQSRNQRNLHFHQEATTELLLSPRRLTSLMGCNPPMTSPSSSSSSSASSSSTTYSSIRGSPNFVVITIMEPPPMPTSSQDLHLHRQPHGSHTSNRGYRSSSLDSMASITQRWTVWNCAALLCQTSARALVWVLGLLYFSSLPMGVYLLIMQRTTLGVLLVSLVPASLVMIMVYGFCQCICHELWDCMPP is encoded by the exons ATGAACACGGTATCATACGGTAAAAAATCTCCTCTTACA gctttttttgccccaaacgaTGCACCGTTACCCCAACTGCTCAGAGGCAGGCGAACCCCAGAGGCCAGAACTCACGAGGGACTTCCCTcatcaaatcacacacacacacacacacacacacacacacacacacacacacacacatgcatacacacacactgcaggagcCTGTTGGACAGCCACAATGAACCCCAGACCTTCAGTGGACCGCTGTCACCGTCGCCATCTGTGGGAAACTCGCCGTGCCCCTCGGTGCTCAGCCTGGAGCTGAGCTTTTGGCTGGATTTTTTTCTGCTGATCTCGAGGCAGGATAGAGCTCGGGGGGGTAGGACGATGATAGAGCTGCAAAGCACTGAGGATGGCGGCGGAGGTGGCCACGTGGACATTCTGAGCACCGAGGAGCTGGAGTGTAAGATCTGCTACTGTGCGTACAACCTGGGCAGCCGCAGGCCGAAGGTGCTCGAGTGCTGCCACCGTCTGTGTGCCAAGTGCCTCGCCAAGATCCTGGACCTTGGCGAATCGCCTCCCAACGCCGTGGTGTGCCCATTCTGCCGCTACGTCACCAGACTGCCGGGCCAGGCGGTGAGCAGCCTGCCAGATGACTGCAACCTGGTGGCGGCGCTGGCCCTCCAAAGCAGGAATCAGAGGAACCTCCACTTCCACCAGGAGGCGACCACGGAGCTGCTCCTCAGCCCCAGGCGCCTGACCTCGCTGATGGGTTGCAACCCACCCATGACGTCCccgtcctcctcatcctcatcatccgcttcttcttcctccaccaCCTACTCCTCCATCCGGGGCTCCCCTAACTTTGTGGTCATTACCATCATGGAGCCCCCGCCGATGCCCACGTCCAGCCAAGATCTCCACCTCCACCGCCAGCCACATGGATCTCACACGTCAAACCGGGGCTACCGCTCGTCCAGCCTGGACTCCATGGCGTCCATCACGCAGAGGTGGACGGTGTGGAACTGCGCAGCCCTCCTGTGCCAGACCTCGGCCCGGGCGCTGGTGTGGGTGCTGGGGCTGCTGTACTTCAGCTCGCTGCCCATGGGGGTTTACCTGCTCATCATGCAGAGGACGACGCTCGGGGTGCTGCTGGTGAGCCTGGTTCCCGCCAGCCTCGTCATGATCATGGTCTACGGGTTCTGCCAATGTATCTGCCATGAGTTGTGGGACTGCATGCCGCCGTAA
- the rnf182 gene encoding E3 ubiquitin-protein ligase RNF182 isoform X2: MIELQSTEDGGGGGHVDILSTEELECKICYCAYNLGSRRPKVLECCHRLCAKCLAKILDLGESPPNAVVCPFCRYVTRLPGQAVSSLPDDCNLVAALALQSRNQRNLHFHQEATTELLLSPRRLTSLMGCNPPMTSPSSSSSSSASSSSTTYSSIRGSPNFVVITIMEPPPMPTSSQDLHLHRQPHGSHTSNRGYRSSSLDSMASITQRWTVWNCAALLCQTSARALVWVLGLLYFSSLPMGVYLLIMQRTTLGVLLVSLVPASLVMIMVYGFCQCICHELWDCMPP; encoded by the coding sequence ATGATAGAGCTGCAAAGCACTGAGGATGGCGGCGGAGGTGGCCACGTGGACATTCTGAGCACCGAGGAGCTGGAGTGTAAGATCTGCTACTGTGCGTACAACCTGGGCAGCCGCAGGCCGAAGGTGCTCGAGTGCTGCCACCGTCTGTGTGCCAAGTGCCTCGCCAAGATCCTGGACCTTGGCGAATCGCCTCCCAACGCCGTGGTGTGCCCATTCTGCCGCTACGTCACCAGACTGCCGGGCCAGGCGGTGAGCAGCCTGCCAGATGACTGCAACCTGGTGGCGGCGCTGGCCCTCCAAAGCAGGAATCAGAGGAACCTCCACTTCCACCAGGAGGCGACCACGGAGCTGCTCCTCAGCCCCAGGCGCCTGACCTCGCTGATGGGTTGCAACCCACCCATGACGTCCccgtcctcctcatcctcatcatccgcttcttcttcctccaccaCCTACTCCTCCATCCGGGGCTCCCCTAACTTTGTGGTCATTACCATCATGGAGCCCCCGCCGATGCCCACGTCCAGCCAAGATCTCCACCTCCACCGCCAGCCACATGGATCTCACACGTCAAACCGGGGCTACCGCTCGTCCAGCCTGGACTCCATGGCGTCCATCACGCAGAGGTGGACGGTGTGGAACTGCGCAGCCCTCCTGTGCCAGACCTCGGCCCGGGCGCTGGTGTGGGTGCTGGGGCTGCTGTACTTCAGCTCGCTGCCCATGGGGGTTTACCTGCTCATCATGCAGAGGACGACGCTCGGGGTGCTGCTGGTGAGCCTGGTTCCCGCCAGCCTCGTCATGATCATGGTCTACGGGTTCTGCCAATGTATCTGCCATGAGTTGTGGGACTGCATGCCGCCGTAA